atttaaatttagattCCCAGTAATCTTAGTTTATGTAAGGATGTTTTATATTCGTGATTTATTTGCTTTCAGGCCGCATTACCATGGGTCTCTTTGGGAAAACAGTTCCTAAAACCATAGGTATGGCACCCAAATGCTGAGGATAACACTgctaatttttcattttgatttggtACATGAAAATAATCTGATTATTTGTTATATGTGTTTGTGTTTCAGAAAACTTCCGGGCGCTTTGCACGGGTAGCCATGTAACTCTTGCCCCCTTCTTTTGTTTATCATGCCttcattaattatatatataaactacttACTTTCATTTTGCTGAAGTACATGCCCCATTTTTTCGGATTATTGCTGAAAGATCTCAGTTAGCAGTCAAATATATCCTCCAAACTGTGTATAacgaaaaaagaaagaatgtaaTGATCGGTGGATGTTGTTACTTTACTGCATCATGGAGAAAAGACGCAACTTTCATTGCAGTTTGGAGAATACTCTTTCAGTGATCTGTGTTAAATGTGACTTCTAGAAGTTTAATCATCAATGTAACAAAGCATTGCATAGATGATGTCTTGGCTACCTTTTGTCAAGACCATACCCCTGTGCTTATATAGGTTATGCGCcaattttggtaattatgttgCAGTTTTTTGGCCTTTGGGTGCTATGGTGGCCATCTGATTATACACTTGTTACTAATAAATAAGTTTGAATTCATTAGTTTACCTACAAacacaatttattttctatatttcttaaaaaaatagtcAAAAAGGCTTGATGGTACATTTAGTGACTAAATTTGGGGTATGGGTGGTACCAAAATGATGAGGGGGAGGTTGATGGGGTTTTCCAATTAGACTTCAGCTCCATTGGGAGACGCACCTGTGTGAAATGGACCGGGCTTAAGTTTTCATGATGATCATTGGAGTCGTGTCAGTTTATGTGAAAAGGGTTGAAGTCATAATCTTGATGGTATGCTATGTCTTCTAAATTAGGTTTATAATTTTTAGGCTGATCCTGTTAATGATGCATTGCAGGGGAGAAGGGGAGGGGAAAGAGTGGGAAACCTCTTCATTACAAAGGGAGTGCATTCCATAGGATTATTCCCAGCTTTATGATCCAGGGAGGTGATTTTACCCTGGGTGATGGACGAGGTGGAGAGTCAATCTATGGTGAGAGGTTTGCTGATGAGAACTTTAAACTGAATCACACTGGTCCAGGTAAATATAAAGTCTGTTGACTAGGTTTCTTCTTTGCAAGATCCACTCGAACAAGTTGCAATTAACTGGTTATGATGTGCACTTTAAAGAGTATTCAATAGAAATCCTTTGTTCACTTCTTCATTTTGATAACAGGAGTTGTGTCAATGGCAAATGCTGGGCCTGACTCCAATGGATCGCAATTCTTCATTACAACAGTAGCAACTCATTGGTAATCAACTATTTCCTCCTTACTAGTAGGATTTTTTCACTAGACAAATGGCATTCTAGATAATGTTTTATATTGTCAGAAGAGTTAGGAGCGTCATTTGTATGTGATGTCCCAGGTCTTAACAAACTGATATCATTGTGGCCCACTTGAAATAATATGGTATCCAGAATTATAGATTTGCTGGATTCACACAATTTCTTGGTGTGATTGCCTCCAGGACATGGATTTGCATGATTAAATACACTCTGTTTGAGACTATTTTTTTACAGGCTTGTGTAAGTTTCTGAACTCATGTGACCGcacttctttatttttatttttttgaaggtTGGATGGCAAACATGTTGTGTTTGGCAAGGTGCTTTCTGGGATGGAGGTGGTCTACAAAATTGAAGAGCTGGGAAGTGGGAACGGGGCGCCCACTCAAAAAGCTGTCATTTCAGACAGTGGTGAACTGCCTCTATAATTACTGTTTTCATCTTTTGTTGTATAATAAAATTGTTACTATGTACCACGTGATCATTATGTATTATGAACTCAGAGACGAGTCCGATAACTTCGGTTCACTTATGGTGTGCAGCAGAAGTTGGGAAAAGGCCTTACATGAAAAAACTTCATAATATAGGTCTATGGAAGCATGTAACTTTTACATATATTGCCTTATAGACTATTGAATTCCAGTTGTTACAAAGGTTCTATTTGACCATGATAACTGGGCATCAAATGCTCCATTCCAGGTTATCCTCTAGCAGCTCCAGTGAAAAATAGCTAAATACACAACGACGTCCTCACCATGCCAATCTGATCTGACCTTGAATCTAAACATGTATGGTTAGAAAGAGCGATTGGTGTTCTCCAGAATGCATGTCAACTTGTAGCAAATTGTGAAGGCATCCCCAACTTCAACAGCAAATAATCAAATTCGAATTTCCTTGAGCAAGGCCTCAGTCAATTGAATTGACAAGGTGGGgggaaaacaaagaagagagagtaaaagaagaaatagaatTTTCCCCACTGTTTTACCGTCTCCCCAATGAATTTTTTGAGAGAATTTGTCGAGCATTACAATATGCAACCAACATCAATAAAACTAACGAATTAACTCATCGCCCCATTCCCCGAGTCTATGGCATCCCACAGTATGAATTATGAATCTTGAATCACTCTTGCACTCAATCATTCATGCCTTAGCCTACGGCATAAGACGGATTTCTTCACCATGTCTAACTATAGAACCTTAGACTCACACTAAATCACTTATTATTTGGATCAGTCTTATTTCCTACACCGTTATCTCCTACTTGGAATGCTCTACATTTCCCTACCACATCATTTCTTACTTCTTTCCAGTGTTTCAGATTATCCTCTTACCAAATTCATCAAAGTTCAACAATCAAGAAACAAAATCGGTCCATTCTGAGTCGCAACACAATAATCCACCCACAACAAGGCTGAGGCAATCCGAATTCAAGATGGGCTCATGAAGATAATGggtaaaatgaaatattttcctCTAGCCAGTTCCTACAAGGAACATGCCCCAAAGGAACCTACTACTTGTATAGATGCCGTGCAAGGCAACAAAACTCCTGTCATTTTTGGTTCAGGAAAGTATAAGGACATAAAAAAccttactaagaaaagaaaattgattgtaTCATGTTTGTCTTATCatggaaattacaaaagaaaaacaaatataagtaaattagaaatatatatatatatatttaaattaatttatttttatgtaaaagagggaaaataaattaaataaatttgaagaaatatataaaaataatttattgactttaatttttttttctttctaatactttttcttttcttccatttttctttcttatttttttccctcaaatttgcCAAGAACCAAACATCCAGTCAAGAACAAGAAGCTTCTCATCCGAGTTGTTTGTCAActcaaatcataaaaaatataatgttcAGATCGTCAGGCGAATTTTGGAGCTTTTAATAACCACCAAAAAAATTTAGTTCTTTTAAGACTGGATTATTATGCAAGAGCAGAGGGAAATATAGGAGGTTAAAGAGAATATATCTCCTTCCATCCGGCCATTTCCAGGGGGAAAATATTAGCCCTCCAAGAGCATGAACAGAGAATACTGTTTTGATAcaaagagaaacaaaatgaCTAGGTTAGCTTCACTTGTGCAGAACATGAACAGAGAAAACTTTTTTGATACAAAGAAACAAGCAAAAAATGGCTTAGTGAGCTTCATATGCCCAAGTAAGGTACTTCTTGGTTGTGTTCATTGAACTACTCAAAAAAGCCCTTTTTTTCCATTCCATGTACTTGCGCTCAGCTACACAAGTCTATTTTCATCCATAACAAGAGCTTTAAACAAAGGTCGAGAGTAACCCATCTGGAGGAAGAACAACCCTTTCCATAGCTAACAGGGCATTTGTACCAGTGTTTAATTCATGCTTCCTTGTAcacatccttttttttttttacactctATTAGAAACCGCAAAGCTCAGGTCcaaaatgaagaaattcatTTTCTGTGAACCCAATCACACGATACAGATCACAAGCAACACAAATAATCAAACAGAACACAGACAACTCATCTGGTCTGCAATTTCAAACAAGAAAACAAGCATTCCAGCTGTACTCTTCCTTTTAACCAAAAGGATAACAAACAGCATAAGCACGACATTTCATTGCTCACTGAAGCGATATATGACGCAAACGTAACAAACACCCATGTCTTGAAAAAATCATTGAAAGCACAAACCAAGGTCTATCTCCAAATGGAAACTACAAGAATTTGGCCTAACTCCCTTTTGATGAGCAACCTTAAACTTTTTTATACCTCACAATTATGGTCCGAGGTACTTGTGATTGTATCCACTCTGCTCCTCCTTCAATAGATAACTTTCCAAGGAGACTTTCAGAGAAGGAACTTAATTGTCAAGTGCACTTAATAAGGTGAATCTAATCAATCTATGAATCTATGATGCTGTTCACCCTAAAAAACTGAGCACCTAAACTATTTACAAACAGAGCATCTGAAGTAACAATTCTGTCCTGATTCAGTTGCGTTCATTCATTCTTTCAGGTCAGAGACAAAGCCCTATCTTGGTACACTAAATCAATTACCCATATCAAAGAGCAAACACATAACATAACAAAGAAACAAACAGAACATAAATACCTCAATTGTCTATTAGTCGATGAGGAAGATAATGGGGTCGGTCCCGCCGTCCCGCAGTCATCCTCCTTATAACACAACAACAACGGACAACAAACACAGCATGAGCATAATAGTTTTCCACCGAGACGAACACCAACAGTGAGACTCCAACACCCACATAAACAGAAGCAGTGTTTTGATATTCAGTAATTTGAAACCTAAACACACTACAACAACAGAAACTGATTTACAAATAAGATGAATTCAaccttagaaattttttatcgACTCAAGCTTCCGTGTTCTTCCCCTTGACACTACCTTTCTTAGCGACAACCGCTCCGCTTTCGTTCTCGTTTGGCTGATGAAATACGCCGGAGAAGTTGGTGGAGAGATCGGAGTAGAGCGAAACAACCTTGGAAATATTTCCATTAATCTCCTGAATTAGGGCAACATTCTTGACGAGATTATCAGGAATCTTGGACTGGTGGTTCTCGTTAACCTGCTGAATCAAAACGCGGTTCCGATCCAACACGGACTGCACCTGCCGAAAGCTGTCGTTGAAGGTCTCCCAAACCTCAGCGCTGCCCTCCTCCGCCTCCCCGCCGGAGTCATCTCCTTCGTCCGCGGGGCCGAAACCTGCTCGACGGTGATCAACGGTCGCGGAGCTTTGTCGACTGCGACGGCGGCTGTTATGGTGGCGGTGGCGGCGGAAGCCATTGGAGGCGTCGTCGTCCATGTTAGATTCGGCCGGCGATGGTGAGGAATCCCGCTTTCTCAGGCATGTATCTCTCTCCGTACGAGTCTGACTTGATAAAAGAGACAGAGAGGGAGGCTTGAAGGGCACGCGCTGAAGTGGAGGTGTGGTGGTAGTGGGACGAAGTTAATCAAGAAAATATCTTCTGGAGGAGTTTCATTGGAGAAGggatattttaagaaatgaaaaagggcAAAAGTGGAGTGGGCAACTACTAATCAAGCTGCTCTGCTGGATCCGTCTccaaatatctttttatttaataatatatatatatatataaattttgtacCGCCAACCGTACACTAGGCTGCCACGTCAATATATCAGTGCGTTCTGTGATGCACGTCGTGGGACATCAAATATGGATAGTTGGATTTGAAATCCAGACAAAAATCGGATTTTTGGCGAGGGTATGcaagtttaaattttaaactgttggaaaaaataattttaaatctattgtaatttttttgtcggaaagcaaaaaataattgttttattataaaaaaatcgtCTTTTTAAAAAGTGTGAAATCGTCTAGGGAcgattttatataaaaaaaaaaattgtaaaaatcgAGACATCGtaattttttaccaaaaataaataaataagtaaaaccAAAATTGTGAggtataaaaaatagttatataaatatagataatgatttaaaataaaatagataaaagccatttttaaaaatatttgaaggtaTAGAAAATACTATTTCTCatcacaaaacaaaattttattttataaaacatggatttttgttctaaaacacttttcaaataaaacctacggctccaaaaaataattgtactatcaaagtttgatttaaaaccattcaaaaaattatttcgtgaaacatttcttataattataaCTTTTACCTCTAAtaattatgaatttaattttaactttagAGCTAAAACCGTCCAAAAACTTTCCTATTGTTGATATATATAAAACTCTAATTTAAGCCTTTGTTTACTTTGAATTTAGTTATTGaacttatcaaaattttaaaatagccAATGAAGTTAAGGTAAAAGTCCCAAAAAAGAACCCGattttttatagtgtttttaaaaaatatttttaagaaaaaattaaatgttttgacagaaattttaaaattattgaaaacttGCTTAGACATTATTCTcctgaaaatatttaaaacactCAGTATGAAAAGCACTTTGAATAGAAATAAAGTTAAGCAcactaaattttcttttacaaaaaaattatgtttttgaattatttgaggtttttttttcaattgataaAAGAcaaaggataatttttttatttaatagcaAATAATAGAGGAGAAATATGTAATAATTTAGTCCAACCCCGAGATAGGGATTTGTAACTTACCCTCAAGAGGACTGATTTTATCATTATGCTTAAATTTACCCTCAAGGGACTtgcaatcaatcaaat
This DNA window, taken from Vitis riparia cultivar Riparia Gloire de Montpellier isolate 1030 chromosome 13, EGFV_Vit.rip_1.0, whole genome shotgun sequence, encodes the following:
- the LOC117928254 gene encoding peptidyl-prolyl cis-trans isomerase CYP20-1-like, yielding MAATRRLITVAVIWIMVLIGTLAIIQSQLSATVSIEQKTINTTLEKESKSKEDLDGVTHKVYFDVEVSGKPIGRITMGLFGKTVPKTIENFRALCTGEKGRGKSGKPLHYKGSAFHRIIPSFMIQGGDFTLGDGRGGESIYGERFADENFKLNHTGPGVVSMANAGPDSNGSQFFITTVATHWLDGKHVVFGKVLSGMEVVYKIEELGSGNGAPTQKAVISDSGELPL
- the LOC117928255 gene encoding protein EARLY FLOWERING 4-like; this translates as MDDDASNGFRRHRHHNSRRRSRQSSATVDHRRAGFGPADEGDDSGGEAEEGSAEVWETFNDSFRQVQSVLDRNRVLIQQVNENHQSKIPDNLVKNVALIQEINGNISKVVSLYSDLSTNFSGVFHQPNENESGAVVAKKGSVKGKNTEA